The nucleotide sequence ccgcctcggcccgtgctacgagcattctggcagttagtgtgactcgggggtgttgactcatttaaactaacatattcatcctgctgtaaccaggtttctgtaaggcagaataaatcaatatgttgatcaattattatatcatttaccaaccgggacttagaagagaaagacctaatgtttaatagaccacatttaactgttttagtctgtggtgcagttgaaggtgctatattattttttctttttgaatttttatgcttaaatagatttttgctggttattggtggtctgggagcagacaccgtctctacggggatggggtaatgaggggatggcagggggagagaagctgcagagaggtgtgtaagactacaactctgcttcctggtcccaaccctggatagtcacggtttggaggatttaagaaaattggccagatttctagaaatgagagctgctccatccaaagtgggatggatgctgtctctcctaacaagaccaggttttccccagaagctttgccaattatctatgaagcccacctcattttttggacaccactcagacagacagcaattcaaggagaacatgcggctaaacatgtcactcccggtccgattggggaggggcccagagaaaactacagaaaaaatatataggATGTACACCACCTCTTACCTGTGGATAAGCAGATATAGAAAACATGAATTTGTGttttcagcattttgaaccaatcatTTTCTGCAGCATTTATTCAATGTCACGTGTCAACACTTTCGAACTATGACTCATTTTCTGAAACAGCTGGTGCACTCAATGTTTCAAATGATACAATTTTCTAAAACAATGgtttaattttgttttcagtCTTTCAAAACAGTGTGTTATTTTGACACACTTACGGTTTTGTACAGTTTGCAGCATGTTTAGAAAGTAGACTGAgggattttttttcatgcagtgatgcttatttttttaaaataaggttTAAACCAGTGACTCATTTGCTGATAGTAAATTCTCATCAAAAGCACGTTTCATTTAATGATTAGTGTTTCAAAACACTAAATTGTTTTCTGCAGCAATGAATCATTTGAAgcagtgttatttattttattgttttaaataagGTTGAAACCAATGACTCATTTGCCGAAGACTTCTGAGACAGTGAATGCCTGTCTGCAGCAAACATTTCATTTATTGACCGGAGTGTTTCAAAAGTGTTTTATGCAGCATTTCTTTCATTTACTGCTTTCAAATGAGTGAATCATTTATTTAAAGTACTGTTTAGAGATGTTTTTAATAATATTGACATCATGTGACTCTTGCTGAAGTGTTATGAAATTGTGCAAAGTAAATGTTTTAATTAATGATTGGAGTGTTTCAaagcagtgaatcattttctgaagcagttgtttaattttgtgttctAAAAGgttcaaaactgaaaattttcttgaagcatttgttttttaatgttttcCTGAAGCAATTACTTTTGTTCAAAGTTTCAAAAGGCATATTTCTGTCAAAATTTTATGGAGAATAATAAAGCAGGGAAGGTTTTTAACCTGAGAACTACATTGTAGTTACAGCTTTGAAGTGATGAGCTTGGCAGGATTTAATATTGTCCTCAAGGTCACTGTGTAAATTGAAGGATGGTTGGGAAGGAGCTTTGATTCAGACTGTGGTGCAGACATATTTAACCCAAAGGCAATGGTTCACTGTGCATCCTGTTCCCTGTTTATTAGATTTCTTGCAGAGATGCTAGGAAGAGTTGGAGGGGAAGGAACATAATCAAGATTGGCAATAACTCAACTGAAAATACACAGTGATGACCTCTGAGATACACACGCTTATGTATTACACATAAAGGCATGTTTGCATACTTTATTTTCTTCTTTCCCACGTGAACCTTCAgttataaatatatttaaaaatataaGACAACAGTACATAAAAGTGCGCGTTCAAGTGACGTCTTTACGTGGCACCAGAAATGTTGGCTGACATACATATAGACTACAGCTGCATTGATTTATTGGTCTGTACACAAAATAGACAAATTATCAACAAACATAATGCAACCAAATGACAAGGGTGTGGCTCAGAAAGCAAGAAATCCATCTATAATTTGAGGCCAGTTAGGCACCACACATGAGGTTGATTTAGTTATTAAGGATACTGCAACTGCAAGTCCTCAGACAAGCCTGCAGAGACATCATCAGGCGATGACTTCAACTAGGTTTAAGGCTAAACAATTACGCAGTGACAGACTGTCCAAGAACAGTCCTCaaatataaataaacatgtaCAGAAAATAACAACGTGTGGAAACAACATGTTGTAACAGGTGTATAGTAGGAAAGTGGTTCGGACCAGATTTGGGGGAGTTTAATACCCCCCCCCCACTTGCAAAAATGGACAACATACCTTAATATGTTTGTAATGATGTCCAGAACATATTTTTTTTGGCTGTTGTCCTCAGATTAAAATGTGCAGTTGCCATAGTAACAGGGTGTAAATATACCTATGTGAacacttttagcaaatatttgtgCTTCACACAGGCAGcgcggtggctttgtggttagcactgttgcctcacagcaagaaggtcataggtttgattcccgcctgtggcctctatgtgtggagtttgcatgttctccccgtgtttgcgttggttctttccgggtgctccggcttcctcccacaaccaatgacacgcaggttaggtggattgaaaaatttaaattgtccgtaggtttgcgtgcgggtgtgaatgtgtttgtttgtctatatgtggcccagtGACAGGCCTGCGTACTGTCCAGGCTGGACTCAGCATCATTCCTTTTCCAACAaggggtcattttaaagaatGTCTTAACAAATGTTTGAGCTGGTGGAGAACTGAAAAATAGCATGATCTCACTTGTTTCTCAGGCCCCACGACAGGCTTTATACCTCCCGTTACCATGGCTACCATACAACTTAATGACGACAACTAGAAAAAATATCTTCAGCACATTGTTAGGAACATTTTAAGGTatgttttccattttgttttttggttgttgtgttttgttttttgttttttgggggggggattaaACTCTGcaaatgctgtattttttttcttccctttcCGCTCTCCTATAGTACTACTTGGAAAAATGTGTACAACACTGACGTGTTATTATGAAAAACTGAAATGATCATATTATTAATTTGGACATACTGGGTAAGCAAAGTAAGATAACCAAGCTGGAGCTGGAATAGAATGTGGTCACAGGGCAAAGAGGACGACAGCATGATGAAAGACATCTACAGCATCTGACATCTTGTTTTAAGATGCGGACAGCATGGTGAGGAGCAGCAGCAAttacagggaaactgaggttaatATAGCATGTGATCATAAAGGCTAGGAAGGCTTGTGACTGCAACATTTGCAGCAATAGAAAGAGTTCTCTAAGCTGGGTATAGCTGATTAGTCAGGAGTGGTCTAGATGATCTGACGGTGCATGCCGTAGCCCGTCATTCCGGCTTGGGAAGCGCCCCGATTACTGCCCATCTGCAGACCGATTAAACTCTGGCCCTGACGCAGCTGTTCTTCGGTGAACTCTCGCCGATACCCCTGAGCTTTCCTGCACACAAACATGGTTCAACAGTGAAGAAGTGCAAGAACATAGTTGTGAAGACATGAAGCTTTCCTCTGTACCTGTGGAACCAGTCTCGGTCTCCTTTGTAATGGCCGTCGTCCTTGGTGACGGCCACGCTTCCCAGAGCCATTAGAGTTCTTTGCACTGCTGCCATGTCTTTTCCTACAGCCAGCAAACAGCATCATATTGGTTATACATTATCTCAACTGTAGATGgttgaaaaaatgaaaaatcatTATCAGATGTAAGCCTGTATAAAACTAGTGAGTTATTATGCAGCGTTTGTTTGATCCCTTCCTTTACCCTCCCAGAGGTCCACAGTTTGAAAGATGTCTGTAGTTGTGACTCCATAAGCTTCTGCCGCTTGCAGAAACTGTGAGATCTTCTCCATTTGTTTGAAGGCCATTTGAGTCTCAGGAATCTTCTTGATGGGTTCTTTTCCTCTTGGGTAAAGACTGTTGATAAGCCTACAGAGAATCTGGGACAATGTTGGACAGTAAAGTGGCTGGAATTAAGATTTCTTCCTAAATGAAACACAGTGACAACTGGGATAAAATTTAGATAATGCTGATTATTGTTACGGTAATACTAGGTAATAGTACCAGTGGGCATAAAGACAGTAAGAGTTATGGTTGCCaatcttcacccaaatgattgacctctagcAGTTGCCAGactaattctggaatccaccaaaGTAttcgccacatttggtccaaattgagTTGAAAATCTTGATCTTTGctaaaattaattctttaaaggTAATTTCAGGATCAGCCTCCACTgatataccaagtttggtagaactcAGTAAAAGGACCTGGAAGGAGCAGACCAACAAACAGATGGGCAGATATGACCTTGAACCCAGTGACTGATCTTTAGTAAATTAGATTTTGCTGGGCAATTCTGTAACCTTCCTCGATCTACAgcactgtgcaaaggttttaggcatcccaggcaggggtggtggccaagtggttagtgcgcttggtttcaatgcagaaggttcacagttcaaatccaacccctgccacattactccatctaatgtggagttgcatcaggaagcgcATCCGGCAATGCCAATTCAACGTGTAGgttcaccttggatctgctgtggtgactctgagtgaaaacaagggagcagccaaagggacttactagagtTAAAATAAAAGTAGCGTTTGATTCCCCACACCCCCTTTTTTcttgtcaacacaaaatcagttccaacaaatgtgcatatgtgagctatattttttatttctcaataataataataataataataataataatagtaataataatgataaagatgataataataacaacaataatattttTTTGTAAGTGTACCGGCCAGTAGGATACGGTGCATTGgaaaagtattcatagcgcttcactttttccacattttgttatgttacagtcttattccaaaatagatgaaattcatttttccccatcaaaattctacacacaatatcccataatgacaacagaaaaatgtatttattttttatgttttgcaaatttgttaaaaaaaaaaaaaaaatctaagaaatcacgtgtacgtaagtattcacaccctttgctcaataatttgttgatgcacctttggcagaaattacagcctcaagtcttcttgagtatgatgctacaagcttggtgcacctatctttgggcagttttgcccattcctctttgcagcacctctcaacctccatcaggttggatggggagcgtcggtgcacagttattttcagatctctccagagatgttctggctgggccactcaaagacattcacagagtggtcctgaagccactcctttgatatcttcgctgtgtgcttaggctcattgttctgctgaaagatgaaccgtcaccccactctgaggtcaagaccactctggagcaggttttcaaccaggatgtctctgtacttggctgcattcatctttcgctcaatcctgactagtctcccagtttgtgctgctgaaaaacatccccacagtatgatgctgccaccatcatacttcaatgtagggatggtgcctgttttcctccaaacatgacgcctggcatttacgccaatgagttcaatctttgtctcatcagtccAGAGGATTTtgattctcatggtctgagagtccttctggtgcctttcggcaaactccaggtggcctgccatgtgccttttactaaggagtggcttccgtgtggccactctaccatacaggcctgattggtggattgctgcagagatggttgtctttctagaaggttctcctctctccacagaggaatgctggagctctgacagagtgaccatcgggtcacctccctgactaaagcccttctcacCCGACTGCtcagtttacgaggtctgtgagaaaagtatcgtacctttttattttttcaaaaactatgtggatttgattcatatgtttttacgtcagccaagcttgaaccttcgtgcgcatgcgtgagtttttccacgcctgtcggttgtgtcattcgcctgtgggcaggctttgagtgagcactgctccaccactctcgtc is from Thalassophryne amazonica chromosome 1, fThaAma1.1, whole genome shotgun sequence and encodes:
- the tagln3b gene encoding transgelin-3b, yielding MANRGPSYGLSREVQEKIEQKYDPDLEQRLVDWIAAQCGGNLEKPQPGKQNFQNWLMDGTILCRLINSLYPRGKEPIKKIPETQMAFKQMEKISQFLQAAEAYGVTTTDIFQTVDLWEGKDMAAVQRTLMALGSVAVTKDDGHYKGDRDWFHRKAQGYRREFTEEQLRQGQSLIGLQMGSNRGASQAGMTGYGMHRQII